One Mycobacterium paraseoulense genomic window, GTTGGATGAAGTCGGCGAGATTGCGCCCGATCGTGGACACCGAGCCGTGCGAGTTGCCGAAGTGAAAGGAAGCGACCCCGTTGGCCGCGGCGCTGGGCTGACTCTCGCAGCGCAAACTGATCATCAGGTCCGCGCCGACATTGTTGGCGGTGGCGGCGCGCTCGGCGTCGGACGGGCTGCGGTTGACCGGCCGCGACAAGAACGTTTCCATCCCGATGGCGGTCATTCGCCCCTCGAGTCGGCTTGCCAAGTCCCACAACACATCGGCTTCGCTGACCGGTCCCGACGGACCCTGCATCAGCTCGCCGAGATCGGTGCCGCCGCGGCCCGGATCGATGATGATCCGCTTGCCCGACAGCTTGGGCCCCGATCGGCGCACCAGTTCTTCCTCGCGGATCGCGTGCGGTGAACCGCCGGTGACGCGGGAGCTCAGAAAGTACAAGGAGCGCAACGTTTCCGGGCCACAGATGCCGTCGGCGGCGAGCCCGTACTCACGCTGGTACGACATCAGCGCATTGTGCGTCTGCAACCCGAAGTGCCCGTCGACCAGTCCGGTGTAGAAACCGAGGTCTTGGAGGCGGGCCTGCAGGCTGGCGACGTCGTCGCCATAGAGCGGTGCGCCGAATTGGTGATACAGCGTGCGCGCGCCGAGCCGGTACGACGCTTCCTTCAACGCGCGATAGGTGGCCTCGCCGACGATGCCGTCGACCAGCAGGCCGCGGTGCTGCTGGAAGGCGCGCACCGCCTGGTCGAGTTCGGTGTCGAAGAGCTCGGCGGGCACCTGCCGGCCGGTCGCGAGGTCGTCCTCGGGGCCGTCGAGCAGCCCTAGCGCCGCCAACGTAGCCCGGATTTCGGTCACAGCCGCGCTGCGGTCACCACAGCGCAGCGCATCGCCGTGTTCACGGCGCGGACTCGACATACCAAAGGCCCTCCGGGACACACTGACAGGCTCGCATCTGGGCAACAGCTAACGGTCATTGTCGCAGATGCTTCCCATATTCGGGAAAACCCCAGGCTGAACGCGGGGCGTGGTGCGGCGAACTGAAAGGACGGGTCAGCTGAGGTTGGGCACCGCGTCCGAGAGCTCGCGCAGCAGCGCCGCCTTACCCTTGGCACCGACGATCCGCTTGACCGGTTGGCCATCCTTGAACAGGATCATCGTCGGGATCGACACGACCTGGAAGTCGCGCGCGGTCACCGGATTGGCGTCCACGTCGAGCTTGGCGACAGTGAGCTGCCCGGCCCGCTCGCTCGCGATTTCCTCGAGAACCGGCGCGACCATCTTGCACGGGCCGCACCATGTCGCCCAAAAGTCAACCAGCACAGGCTTATTGCTGGATAGCACCTCTGCGGAGAAGGATGCGTCAGAGACTTCGATTGTGGCCCCGGCTTTTTCGGCGTCGGTCATTGAGGTGCTCCAATCATCTCGGTACTGCCCGGAAATTCGGTTGCGTCGCTATGGGCGGGCGAGCTTGATTCGACGTGATCGGCCAGCCAGCGTTCGGCGTCGATGGCCGCAGCGCAACCGCTGCCGGCCGCGGTGATGGCCTGGCGGTAGGTGCGATCCACCAGGTCCCCGGCGGCGAACACCCCCTCGATCGAGGTCGCCGTGGTGTGGCCCCGAACCAGCACGTAGCCCTCGGGGTCGGTGTCGAGGACGTCGCGCACCAATTCCGAGCGCGGGTCGTGACCGATCGCCACGAAGACGCCGGTCACGGGCAGGGTGCTCTCCTCCCCGGTGACGGTGTCGCGCACCCGCAAACCCGTCACCGTCTGGTCCCCGTCGACCCCCAGCACCGCCTTGTTGGTCAGGATGGTGATCTTCTCGTTGGCGCGCGCGCGGTCGAGCATGATGCGCGAGGCGCGGAATTCGTCACGGCGGTGCACCAGGGTGACGCTGCGCGCGAATCGGGTCAAGAACGTTGCCTCCTCCATCGCCGAGTCCCCGCCGCCGATGACCGCGATGTCTTGATCCTTGAAGAAGAATCCGTCACAGGTCGCACACGAGCTCACGCCACGGCCGAGCAGCTCCTGCTCGCCGGGCACGCCCAGGTACCGCGCCGCGGCGCCCATCGCCAGGATGACCGCCCGCGCGCGGACGGTCTCACCCTCGGCGGTCGTCACCGACTTGATCGGCCCGTCCAGCGACACCGACTCGACGTCTTCCATCCGCAGGTCGGCCCCGAAGCGCAGGGCCTGCTCACGCATCTGGTCCATCAACTCCGGACCGGTGATGCCGTCACGGAATCCCGGGAAATTCTCCACCTCGGTGGTGGTCATCAAGGCCCCGCCAAACGACGT contains:
- a CDS encoding N-acetylmuramoyl-L-alanine amidase; translation: MSSPRREHGDALRCGDRSAAVTEIRATLAALGLLDGPEDDLATGRQVPAELFDTELDQAVRAFQQHRGLLVDGIVGEATYRALKEASYRLGARTLYHQFGAPLYGDDVASLQARLQDLGFYTGLVDGHFGLQTHNALMSYQREYGLAADGICGPETLRSLYFLSSRVTGGSPHAIREEELVRRSGPKLSGKRIIIDPGRGGTDLGELMQGPSGPVSEADVLWDLASRLEGRMTAIGMETFLSRPVNRSPSDAERAATANNVGADLMISLRCESQPSAAANGVASFHFGNSHGSVSTIGRNLADFIQREVVARTGLRDCRTHGRTWDLLRLTRMPTVQVDVGYITNPQDRAMLTSTQTRDAIAEGILAAVKRLYLLGKNDRPTGTFTFAELLAHELSVERTSRLGGS
- the trxA gene encoding thioredoxin, producing the protein MTDAEKAGATIEVSDASFSAEVLSSNKPVLVDFWATWCGPCKMVAPVLEEIASERAGQLTVAKLDVDANPVTARDFQVVSIPTMILFKDGQPVKRIVGAKGKAALLRELSDAVPNLS
- the trxB gene encoding thioredoxin-disulfide reductase, whose protein sequence is MTADTVHDVIIIGSGPAGYTAALYTARAQLAPVVFEGTSFGGALMTTTEVENFPGFRDGITGPELMDQMREQALRFGADLRMEDVESVSLDGPIKSVTTAEGETVRARAVILAMGAAARYLGVPGEQELLGRGVSSCATCDGFFFKDQDIAVIGGGDSAMEEATFLTRFARSVTLVHRRDEFRASRIMLDRARANEKITILTNKAVLGVDGDQTVTGLRVRDTVTGEESTLPVTGVFVAIGHDPRSELVRDVLDTDPEGYVLVRGHTTATSIEGVFAAGDLVDRTYRQAITAAGSGCAAAIDAERWLADHVESSSPAHSDATEFPGSTEMIGAPQ